The sequence below is a genomic window from Lolium perenne isolate Kyuss_39 chromosome 7, Kyuss_2.0, whole genome shotgun sequence.
AGTTCTATTTTTATGCTAGGAATTTCCACAAATTTGCTTGACATGGAGGTGTCAGTTTCACCTATATGTGCCTTCTCATGTGCTCGTTACTGAAATTTTTTTGGGAATTTGTGGCTGGGATGCAGCCTTGGTATGCTTAATTTATCTTTGTTGAGTTGGTTAATGTGGGTAGCTGATAATCCGTCTGCAGATTGAAATTAGTTAGGACCCAGAATACTGATTTCTCTTGAATATTTTTGTTTAGAAAGACTCCATCATGCTAGGGCAACTGGTATTTATGACCGTGTTGAGTAAAAAAAATGATTGAGGGTGTGTGCTACAAAACATTGGTGGCAATAGAACATAATACATATTTTTGTATTTCATATATACCTGCAAATGGTTGATAACAATTATATAACAATAGTTTGTTTCTTTACACGGCTTTGCTATAATAAGGTAAAATTTACCCATTTTATTTATTGCTCAATTTTCATGTTTACCACCGGGCATGAACATGTCAAGTCATTGGAGCTAACTCAACATAACTTTCAGCTACCACATGTCatagagcttgcctcttttggattcgagcttcttcattctgcataatatatagcgtacaaaaagaatatagtgaggataattgttagtgcaaatgaatgagttgagctacagacttaattacataaataaatcacttacaggcagtagcaactgatgatagatttgtcgagggcgtcttgattgaataactgaaatagttcttctaactcaaggtttatctcctccttcccccggaagtaatgctcatctctaagatacaccgtgaggtagcgatcacccCTTCGACAGGCTTGCaagtaccattcatgcaaccttcgcatctgagtccctagacgcgcgagctggccaggtttgacgagatcatgtccgtatctatacttgttaccGACGACTTCAGCCGTAGGAAAGTAATCTTCGTACTGAACATCTGCTCCACAACCTCTAGcttcccgttcgatcatcgatgccgtctctagatcatcataggaatgcacgatgaagtggggtaccGACTGATTATCATGTTGCCCAAGCTGGGCAATTTTTCTCTCTtttctcgctctagaggactgtccaagagagcggtcgtaATCACTTGACAACTCAGCTTTCTTtagtctcgtctcggcaaagtgcttcactgtatgcggtggaataaacagctTCGGAGTCTTCTTcagcgcaagaaacgccttttgctcatcAGTCTGCTCatatggtaacaactctggagtctgtgacCTCTTCGGAGCtggtgatctcttcggagctgtaggaggtgccgcggttagcttcctcttttgcttaggtggaggcggcggagtctcctgacgaggaggaggaggcggcggagtattctcACGCGGAGGAGACGGCGAAGTCTgaggagactgctcatgcacaggaaaatcatcatcgcgcagaggagaatcatcacgcggaggagactacgCAGGCGACGGAGGCCGCGGAGGAGGCGGAGAACGAGATGGAGGTGTCCTGCTTGGTGGCTTCTCacatggaaacacaatgttctccgtcCGCCATtgaacggtggttctacgggcttctctcagttctttgatttccccatcttccccTGCAGGTTGTTCAAGGACCAACTGCTCATAATCTCTcatcacttcatccaccatcacaacagcaaagtcgtcttggaccggatggAAATGGTAAGTCCTTGTAGGTAAGAGAATGCCGACTGcctccttgaaggataggttgaaacatTTAACatacagctcacaaggacggctctcagtgagatcatccacgggagggggggggggggggggggggttagcgaggaggctcgaccacctggtcatcatcatcctgCTGAGTGAAAGCCACGCTAATTCACAAGTTGGCGAGAATGGAAAGACTAATTCACAAGTTGCACAACCATAAGTTATCTCAGGTATATAGGCTGAAACCTGATGCCATTAATTTGACAATACCAACCGCTGTTGCACATGTTCATGTCATAATATGCACCTTGTTTTCAGGACTAGAAGAATGGGTGAACTATACTGAAGCTGTGGATGTCAACATGAAGATGTCAAATTGCTGATTGTCAAATTAAAGCATATACATGTTTTCAAAGTTGATGGAAATGAAATCCTGTAGTTTCAGTTGCCATAGTGGAATGAGTTTTGTAGGTTGAAACTGTCTAGATTCAGTTCTTGAATCTTGAACTTGAGTGATGTTTTGAAACGGATTAATTGAATGATATGTTTCCTGTACAATCATGAGCTACTACTCATCATATAATGCATGAAATGGGAACCTCAATTCATGTTTGAAAAATGCCTACAAGTGTTTTAGAGGCATTGTTGTATGATGCCTGGAAGTGTTTTAGAGGCATTATGGCATAGTGCTTGGAAGTGTTTTTAGAGGCATTATGGCATAGTGACTGGAATTGTTTTTAGAGGCATTATGGCATAGTGCCTGGAATTGTTTTTAGAGGCATGTTCAGGAAGTGTCTGAAATTATTTTTAGAGGCATTTTTTGAAAGTGCCAACAAAAACATTTAGAGGCATTGCTCAAATAGTGCCTCAAAAAATATTGTAAGGAAGATTTGAAAGTGCCTCCAAAAAATCTATTTTTAAAGGCATTTTCAATAGTGCCTTAAAAGATCTATTTTAGGGGCACTTTCAATAATTCCTTAAATGATTTTTCCCTACACCATTTGATACAACACTTTTTTTTATTGCCTTCAAAGATTTTCAAAGGCATTTTGGCTATTTTTTAAGGAACTTTTTAGTGCCGCTAATAATTAACTGTGGTGTAGTGTATGGAAGTTGAAAGGCCGTGGCGTGTAAATAGATGGTTGACTACTCAAAGAGGTGAAAAAAGGAGTTGACATGTATAAATAGAGGATCAAAGGAGTGTGCGTCGATGTGCTGCATTATGCCTCCTCACAGGATTAATATAAGCATGTTTCATTGTGAACAAATCTTCTGCTCGCTGGATTCATaaaatttgtataggaattatgcaGAATTTAATCTTATAAAAAAATCTACATGAAATGTTTGATTCATAGAAACATATCCTACAGGAAGTAACCATTTCGCTTAGTGAAAAACTTCAAACGGAGGCCGTTAGTGTTTTAAATTTCGCTTGCACTTTGTTCTTCACTCACCAGATAACACATTTTTTTCAAGATTTTAACATTCTTGCTTAATGGTAATCATATCTTTTCCATTCATACAACATGCTGGAGTACCATCAACACAAAGAGACTACATGatctggaaattttgaaaattACAAAGCTGCCTCAGAGCCTATAATCTCGATCAATGATCTACACGGAGAGGGTGGACGTTGTGTGAAGCAGCTGGTACGTGCACATACATGATGCTGGAGGTACGTAAGTACTTAGGAGACTAACACTAAGACGCGGTGCTGAACATGTCTTCGGAACCGGGAGCAAGTATAGTCCACATGACATCATTGGCCAGTGAGGATTGGTTGCCTTGGATCTTCATAACCTCGTGGAGGGTATCCCTCTTAATCTTGTATAGGTTGAACTAAAATGAGGAAAAGGTTAGATACAAATCTCAATCGGTGGAACTGCAGGAAATGAATATGTGTAAGAAGATAACCTTTGTGAGAGGCACTTTCAGTCGGGCTCCATCATAATGTCTTGCAACGTGGATGATTGCTAATCCAGACTCTTCCCTGCGGAAAGAAGAATGAAATTAATTATAATAATCATGACCATATCGTAATTGGACAATATAAATTTGGAGTGGCAGAAAATAAAATCTGAGTTGTTTTCGGACCTTTTGAATCTTGTGCCGGCTACGGATGGGAAAATAGTATGGCAAGGGTCCTGGGGTGTTGGCCATCCAGCATAGAATTCATTTAGACATGCAAGCAATGCTTGGTGCAGCTTGGACGCAATGAACTCCAGTTGATCTTTTTTTCTCCAAAGTGGGTACTGATCTACCGGCTGCAGGGTCAAATACATGGATTTCCCTGGCCTTCATGTCCCACATTAAGAGAATCCAGCCATCCTCGAGAGGTACGGATGCGAGAAACTGCGAAAACAAGTTCAGATGAGGGGTGACTGTTTGTGTAGATAATTTGAAGACTGCTAGTGCTTTGAAAATGCAGTACCATCTGGCAGTGTGTGACATCATAAGGTATGTGCTCCCCAACAAATTGTTTCTGAACAGATACAGTGTGCAAGTAGTCTGCGTCGGCAAGGGCAAGAGCCTGCAGAGAGTATATAGGTTGGCCAGGAAGAAAAAGATGTCAGCGTGGATGCAAATTGCATATTGATGCGGGCAAAGGTGTTCTTACAGCGAATTCAGGTTCTAGCTCGTGTTTCCAGCTTAGGTGAGGTACTCCATTGCTTGCAAGCTGGTCAGCCTGAGCGTACCGCCTGGAGACAATTGCGAACAATTCATGGTCCATCGTTTGATCACCAACTAATTGCTGCTGGAGTGTCTTGCCGTGTATTCTCGCGACTCGTGGTGTATGGTGAACTATGTATACCCTGAGTGCAACATGCAAGATGTTAGAAAGATGCATTAGCAGGAAAAATGAGAAAAAACGAGAAGCAAAATCAGTTAGAGAGGAAGAGAAGACAAGCCTTCCCAAGTCTTCAGCGGAAGCTTGAGAGAAATGCTTCTGGAGTTGCTCACCAACTGCTATTGGAGGAGGATAAGGAACAGCACCTGGGGTCCATGGATTAGTGATGAAACCAGTGTGGAAAACGTATTGTCGCTTGTGCAGTGTGGTTGTGGTTTGACCAAATATAGTAAATACCCCAGTGTCTGGCATGTCGGCATACAgcggacagagatttggtgctcctgggcaccagtgctcctgcctattttagaaaaaataaaaacacatttatgtgtttcaaagaaattagaaaaaaatcatggtgtagccaatgaattgtcccacaaacgtgtaaatttttaatttcaaatacaaaaaattatgGGCTATACAAaaataacaaacgtgtggatctgggtatgcatatttcaaatctccaaatttcaacagattttgtcttttttatgtagtctacaatataaagaatttcatattaaaattttacacgcttgtagatCACGTCATTTATTATGTCtagatttattttcagattttttgaaacaaatatgtatgatttttgattttttttaaacagcagCTGGTGCCCATGAGCCAAATACAATTTTCGGCATACAGCTCACTTGTCTGTGCAAGTAACTTCTTTGCCCATTGCGAAATGGAACGGTGGAACAAGGATGCAGGATTGGAGCTCGACTTCTGCTTAGTTAAGCTCTAAGCGGTGCGGGTTGGGTTTGGGGTAGATTTTGGGATGAAGATTTCTTGCTCCCGAGCTTCAGTGCTCCTGGTTagtttaaaaaattcaaaatcaTATTTGTGagttttaaaaaaaattgaaaaaaacatTCGAATGTAGCTCATGAATTTTCCCACAAACGTGTAAAATATCACTTTCAAATATTTTGTATCCTGAGCTgtacaaaaataacaaaaatgtagATCTGTAGAAGTATGTTTGAAATCTCAAAATTTTATcagatttgtcatttttgtgtagcccataATACAACAAATTTAGAGTCACGATTTTACATGCTTGTGGGATACAACACTAACTATGTGCCgaattattttcatatttttttaaaaCTTTTAAACCATAATTTTAAATATTTTTTAACGGCGAGAGCACTGGTGCTCGAGAGCAAATGACACTTTCCGTAGATTTTGCCCATTCTAACCCTTATGTGGGCGTTTTCACTCGTTTTGTTATGGTGTGATCAAAATTCATATTAAACGgacgctaacttctgacgagtggAACGAGGTCCATTGTcagaggcttgggccgaagcggaCGCTTGAGAGGAGGGGGGGGGGCTTAGCCCCCCGCGGTACGGAACGATGGCACCGACTATATATACCTCGTTATTTGGATTTTTCCTCTCTGTGTTGGAGGGGGTTCTCCTCCTAAGCATAGCATAGTTTTCTTTCTAATGTACGTATTATGTGCTGATCATTCCCCATAGTGTGGTACCTTATGACCAAGAACCTCTCCCTACAATGTTGCCTTGCTGGGCATTTTTAACGTCTGTGCCAACGTAACTATTCATCTTTTCATGCCAAGCCACTTGAAGGATCTCCACAGTCCGTGATGGGATCGAGGCAGACAACTCCACTCTATTGTGGACAAAATTCAGTCGTGGGTGGTCTCCGAGGTAGATCCCTTTGGGATCTGAGGCAGGCCCCACGCGGATCAACCACTACCGCTCCCCAGGGTTGCCAGGCACAGGGATCGTTTGTGCGCACAAAATTCTAATTTTTTTTACACTTTAGAATAGTTTTTACGGTGGAAGGAACATAAGCACATGCAATCAAATGTGCATTTCCGGGGAGTACGTTTATTTGGCTCCCGAGTTACGTGGGGTTCGTTACAAAAACAGAATGTCCTATTTAAAAGTTTTGGAATATTTTATTTTTCTCTATAGATACGCACTTAAGTGGTTAACATCTCCATaagtttttcttaaataatactaTATATTTTGGTTGCACAAAACAACATGATTTCGCTGCTTATAATTTTTTGTCTTGATCACAACTTCACATATATGTTGAATAATTTCATATGCACATACTAGACATGTGCATGTTCTTgcatgttttgtttttgtttcagaTTTTTGTAGTATTCAAAATGAGGCTTTCAAGTTTTTAAAAATGAGCTACACATAGGTCAAGATCAAAAGGGAACTTTCGGATGGGGACGGCTAAGCATTTATTTTAAATAAGGCAaaagatttttcattttcatttattaagAAGAGTTTTTAGAAGTCCTTAAAACCACATGAATGTCCGAATTCCAACAACAAAGGAACTACTCTCGAGGCATTACATTACTTAGCATTTTTGCCCCTGAGGCACCACATCGCCGCTTCGTCCTTGATCTTGGAGACATGCAAGCATGGTGAAAGTTATTGATTGATTCCGGAACACCCGAGCATGGTGAAAGTTATTGATTGATTACAACTAGGATATAAAAAGAGGAATAATAGGTTGTGCGGAAAGACGGGGTAGTTAATTAAGAAGGAACACTATGATAGCACGAACCACAAAATTAACTGAAATCGCTACAATGATTTGTATAAATGAACTAACATTTTGATGTACATCATTATTTACAAGATTAGTAGTTATTATTTTTTGAAAAAGAATAATACAATATTCTAACTGAAGGAGAAGGAGAGTATTGTAGGCACACTACACTCTCCAGAATGTAGCTATAAGCTCTTATTGCCCCACATAGTCGTCTGGACTGCTATAATATAGTGTTCGATCATGAAGATAAGATCTACTCTGCAAAGCTTTGTACTTGAGTGATGTCAACAAATTCATTTACTCCACTTGTCAACAAAAACCTGCAATTAGGAAGTAAACAAAATTACTCAACGCATGTAAACAAAGTGAAAAATTGAAAACCTGTAGATAGCTGGTGTGGATTGTGTACCCATCAAAAATACTCCTTGCCATGGATTTGCAGCCACCAGGAACACAAGACTGCATGTTTAGTGCTATATTGGGGTTATGCACACTTTGGAGAATGTGAACCCATTCTAGTCGTCTCTGAGACTCGTCGTAAAATTTTGCCCTGTTTTTGCAAATTGATGAGAAACTCAGTTCAACGTGTCTACGCTCTATCCAATATTCAAAGGAATCAATTTCTGTATAAGAAAAGAATTATTCTTGAAATAAAATGAACTCTGAATGTTGATGCagtaaaaaaaattctcaaataaGAACGACGAAGGGAAGTTAATATCAAGAAAAGAACACAAGTTGCAAGCAGCAACATACCTGTACATGTACgcatcaacatcaatgggatgATCGTTGTTGTCCACAAGGCATCCCTGATCAACGGAGCAGTCGCCACAATCATCGAGCACCCAACCGTTAAGCTTCCCTTCCTAAATCATGTCAAGAAACAGAGGCACAAACAACGCTACATCAGAATTCAGAAGAATATACTTATTGTATATTGGAGTAGATCTTTCCGTTATTCGAATAAGTGATGAATCATGCAAGTACTACTAAATTGTTTGAGAGACGCACCTCGATGTAGTTCTTGAAAGTCTCGACTGCTTGCACGCCCCGTTGTTTTGCATTCTTGGGTTCGCCCACGATGTCCATCCTAAACAACACGGACTCGGCAGGCTCCTCGAGATCCTTGATCAGGCTCCCCACCCCTCCATCTAGTCCTGCCAGCCTCATCCGGACCATCTCGATGATAATCTTCACCACCATGTACGCGCCGTCGTCGAGGAAGTAGTTCTCCTTGAGCGCGCCGTGCCCGGTGGTCTCCATGCATCATGACGTATCCGGACATACTCAGTCCGCCAGTATGGATGGAGCAGTGGCGGCGGAtggggcgatttacacaaaaataaccctttgttgAAAAAAATGCACAAAATGACCTTTCGGGCAAACTATTTCACgcctctaacccttttgtgtggcatcCTTCGCAAGGACGTCACACCTGTCTATGTGGCGCCCGTGGAAGCGGCGCCACACATTGTCGGCAGACAAGCTCAAGCCGCCACGTATGAcagaatgtgtggcgcccttgcgaaGGGAGCCACACAGAagggtgtggcgcccttgcgAAAGGAGCCACATAAAAAGGTGTGGCGCCCTTGCGAAGGGAGTCACATAAAAGAGTTAGAAACGTGAAATAGTTTGGCTGGAGGATCATTTTGTGCTATCCTTATCCAAAAGGGTTATTTGTGTGTAAATCGCCGGCGGATGGAGACCGCGAGCGTGCACAGCTGCATGGTAATCCGCACGTGTGGCGTTGACGAGCGTCTCCAGGGCAGTGGGACCGATCGGTGCGAACGTGGGGACTCGGGTGGCAACAGCGGCCGCCAGGATGGATGGAGACCGCGAGCGTGCATACCACACGCCAGGATGGACTTGTGAGGTGCGACTTGGTCTCCTATCTCCCTCAGCCAGCTGGCACCATGCATTCACACGCCACTCCCACGcgcggcgatttacacaaaaataaccctttgttgcaactatagcacagactggccctccgggcaaactatttcacccatctaacccttttgagtggcgcccgtgcctgcggcgccactctcctagccgacgtggcgccctcgatgctgagctggtgcgccgatccgatgtggcaggatgtgtggcgcccgtgggaggggcgccacactacTCTTTATATATAATATCTGTCTAGAGATAATAGAAGATTGTGGTAGCTCAATTGGATGAAGCCTTTGCTTCCCAATTCTAGGTCATGAGTTCGAACCTTCGCACCACCcgaaattatttttatttttaaaaattatgctagacattgtagtatgtttaaaacatgaaatctaGCCTCGTACTGTTTTGTAAAGTTTTTTTATCTCCTCGTACTGTGGGCATGGCGGCGATGGCGTGCCCTTGCCCGGGGCCTCGGTTCCCGTACCCGCCACCGCGAGCCGGGGCAGGGATGGCCGTGCGCTGCAAGTGCCTGCGGGCGGAGCTCGGCGCGGGGCTGGTCGAGTCCATGCGGGCGTCTTCGCCCACGCACACCAGGGCCGCCGCGGCCCTCGCCGCCAGCGTCGACGAGGAGCACGCCGCCTGGATGGTCCGTTCACTGCATGCCGCTTTCTAGTGTTTATACCGATAGAATCTTGCACTATCTTCTTGGTTTTACATGTCTCGCTAACACAACGAATCATCTATGTGTGCGCGTGCAGGCGAGGCACCCATCGGCGCTTGGCAAGTTCGAGGAGATCGTGGCGGCGTCCAAGGGGAAGCAGATCGTCATGTTCCTCGACTACGACGGCACGCTGTCGCCCATCGTCAATGACCCCGACGCCGCCATCATGAGCGACACGGTGAGCCTGCCAATTAACTATGTCTCCTCTCCCCTGTCACACTCTGCTCCCTAACTTCACTTACCATGCACCTCTGCTCATCTGCGCGCACGTTATTAACTTCCAACGATGAACGAACCTGCAGATGCGGATGGCAGTGCGCAGCGTCGCCAAGCAGTTCCCGATGGCGACCGTCAGCGGCCGGTGCCGCGACAAGGTGTTCGAGTTCGTCAAGCTGGCGGAGCTGTACTACGCCGGCAGCCACGGCATGGACATCAAGGGCCCGGCCAAATCCTCCGTCGGACACGCAAAGTCCAACTCCAAGGTGAGCTAATCCTCCTCGATCTCCCCCATGACATGCATCGTCGTTCGAGCATGGGCGCGAGTCAGTTTTATTCGCACGAATATTCTGACATGATCACAAGCTAAAGCCATATACCTTTTATCTTGCAGGCTAAAGGAGTTCTGTTTCAGCCAGCAAGCGAGTTCATGCCCATGATCGAGCAGGTACGCATCTTGGCTTCGACCTCACAACCACATCATCGACCCTAGCTAGCTACCCAAACCGTCACTTTGTTTACATCAGCTGTTCTTAAATTCTGCTACTCGATTTGTTCCTTCAATTTCCTAAACACGATGATAATGATGGCGCGTGCTTGTTGCAGGGTTGGGCAGCGGTGGCGGAGACGGTGAAGTCCGTGGTGCGGGAGTACCCGAAGCAAGAGAAGATAAACATGCACGCCCCTTGCAATTCTAGTTTATTCAGTTTGCAAGCAAGAGATCGATGATAAAAAAAACTCTACAAAACAGTACGAGGCtagatttcatgttttaaacatactacaatgtctagcataatttctaaaaataaaaataaattcagGTGGTGCGGAGGTTCAAACTCATGACCTGGGATTGGGAAGCAAATGCTTCATCCAATTGAGCTACCACATTCTTCTGTTATCTCTAGACATACATTATATATAAAGAgtagtgtggcgcccctcccacgggcgccacacatcctgccacgtcggatcggcgcaccagaTCAGCggcgagggcgccacgtcggctgagagagtggcgccgcaggcacgggcgccacactaccatgtgtggcgcccatgtgaggggcgccacacaaaagggttagttgggtgaaatagtttacccggagggtcagtctgtgctatagttgcaacaaagggttatttttgtgtgaaTCGCCCCCACGCGCGCGCACACAGCCAACACGAAGCAGATGACTCCTTGTTATTACTAGTATTTCCTTTTTTCGGCAATAATTAATCCGCGTAATTAGTTAACAGTATAATGGAACTAATAGGACCTTCTCACAGCGATCTGATGTTCTCAGCCTTTTGATCAGAGGATCTAATGATCCAAAATGCTTTTACCGATCCTGAGCAGGCATAGCGTTCCAGAACCACAACATTTGATCCCGTTAAAAAGGCTTTTTCTCGTTTCACAGGCCCATTTTCGTTCTAGGGCTGCTACTTCCGAAATTGTATTAGGCCGCACCACACCGAAATCGTTAAAAAAAGGccgaccttcgcgaagggaagGCAACTCGCTCCGCATGcgacaagtggcgcgctgtggtgccagaaaatccttgaaaagtggtctccctgctcgccaTGTGTCGCAAGGGAAAAGCAAGGTGGGGAtgggggaggagagagaagactgggttgtgtcagtttttccctttttcttctagattcgttttttcaaaatgaaatatcttgagaaccgtaagtccaaattgaaaccgttttcacttttgagatcctcgcgtcgagatcttcaaaactagatcccatgttgataggtttggagATACTTTTTTTTCGTACTTCCAATAATATTATGATTGTATATGTGGTGTGTACCTAAGTGTACTCGTGTTTgaactgataagtacttctgtttttagtgtatttggtgcaatttttccctttactcgctaactgtactcgcccgtgtgcgggactgtacctgtacttacgcgcgactgtacctgctcgtgtgcgccaCTGTACTTCTGTACATGTACTTGCTTGTGTTcatgactgtacctgctcgtatgTGCGTTTGTACCTGCTCGTCTGCGTACTCGCTCGTATGTTTAtctgtactcgtgtgttgtgcgtgactgtacctgctcgtgtgcacgactgtacctgctcgtgtgcgtgactgtacctgtactcgcatgtgtgttcaactgtaatcgtgtgttgtgcgtgactgtacctgctcgtatgcATGACTGTACCTCctcgtgtgcgtgactgtacctaTACTCGCATgtgtgttcaactgtactcgtgtgttgtgcgtAAGTGTACCTGCACGTGTGCGTGACTGTAGCTGTGTTTTGATATAtaaaaaaacaagaacatacactTGTATGTAATTTCTTTTCTAGCCCAAGTAATGACTAGGTTGGCCCAATTCTGCCTTAGCCCAAATCGCTAGTAGGACTACAAGGAGAACCAAACCAAAAGTAACGAAGTCAGCCAGGCCAGTTCGATCGTTTCCTCCAGAATACGTTCCGTCGCCGTCTTTTGGTCTACTCCTTCTGGTACAGGCGAACGGCAGGTCGGCAGCAGCAGCACGGGGCGCCCACGCCGGGCACGCACAGGCAGGGGCGCCTGAAGCTGCAGGCTGCAGGTTAGAACTTCCTTGCTCAGTTACTTGCCAATTCGCCATCGCA
It includes:
- the LOC127315420 gene encoding uncharacterized protein, translated to METTGHGALKENYFLDDGAYMVVKIIIEMVRMRLAGLDGGVGSLIKDLEEPAESVLFRMDIVGEPKNAKQRGVQAVETFKNYIEEGKLNGWVLDDCGDCSVDQGCLVDNNDHPIDVDAYMYRAKFYDESQRRLEWVHILQSVHNPNIALNMQSCVPGGCKSMARSIFDGFLLTSGVNEFVDITQVQSFAE
- the LOC127315421 gene encoding probable trehalose-phosphate phosphatase 7, with the translated sequence MAAMACPCPGPRFPYPPPRAGAGMAVRCKCLRAELGAGLVESMRASSPTHTRAAAALAASVDEEHAAWMARHPSALGKFEEIVAASKGKQIVMFLDYDGTLSPIVNDPDAAIMSDTMRMAVRSVAKQFPMATVSGRCRDKVFEFVKLAELYYAGSHGMDIKGPAKSSVGHAKSNSKAKGVLFQPASEFMPMIEQGWAAVAETVKSVVREYPKQEKINMHAPCNSSLFSLQARDR